Proteins encoded in a region of the Stieleria neptunia genome:
- a CDS encoding ABC transporter permease, which yields MPETEPPFDPVPVTVIEPPRGWIGINVGELWRYRDLFALLVQRDLVARYRQSIIGIGWAVLRPLISMIIFTFIFSKVAGIPSDGSPYALFTFSALLPWLYFSGTLQTSTSSIVGSAHLLRKVYFPRLILPLVGAVTGLVELLIQFVVLIGLMFWYQFAPGWQIVLAPLFILMAAASAVSAGLWLTALNVKYRDIGQAVPFLVQAWMWLCPIVYSSSQVPEEVRPIYALNPMVGVIEGFRWCFLGTTTPDWNIMAISFAVVLIMLLSGLLYFRKVEDGFADII from the coding sequence ATGCCCGAAACGGAACCGCCGTTCGACCCCGTGCCGGTCACGGTGATCGAACCGCCCCGCGGATGGATAGGAATCAACGTCGGTGAACTCTGGCGTTACCGTGATCTCTTTGCACTGTTGGTCCAGAGGGATCTCGTCGCTCGCTACAGACAGAGCATCATCGGGATCGGCTGGGCAGTGCTGCGTCCGTTGATCTCGATGATCATCTTCACGTTCATCTTCAGCAAGGTCGCGGGGATTCCGTCGGACGGGTCTCCATACGCCCTGTTCACGTTTTCCGCTCTGTTGCCCTGGCTCTACTTCTCCGGAACATTGCAGACGTCGACCAGCAGCATTGTCGGCAGCGCTCATTTGTTGCGAAAAGTCTATTTTCCACGCCTGATTTTGCCGCTGGTGGGCGCGGTCACCGGTTTGGTGGAGCTGCTCATTCAGTTTGTCGTCTTGATCGGACTGATGTTCTGGTATCAATTCGCGCCTGGATGGCAAATCGTTCTCGCACCCCTGTTCATCCTGATGGCGGCCGCCTCGGCGGTTTCGGCCGGACTTTGGCTGACGGCTTTGAACGTCAAGTACCGCGACATTGGTCAAGCGGTACCGTTCCTGGTACAGGCGTGGATGTGGCTGTGCCCGATCGTTTACTCCAGCAGCCAAGTCCCTGAAGAGGTCCGGCCGATCTATGCGCTCAACCCCATGGTCGGAGTCATCGAAGGATTCCGCTGGTGTTTTCTGGGAACGACGACTCCGGACTGGAACATCATGGCAATTTCCTTCGCCGTGGTCTTGATCATGCTGCTGAGCGGACTGCTCTATTTCCGAAAAGTCGAAGACGGATTCGCTGACATCATTTAG
- a CDS encoding glycosyltransferase family 4 protein, with product MSGNHVVYGFLDPYSAATLPDHDLVIVHYEDNPPPAEIVERGATTIPVSLRYKNWAQRLFWETIRLPGVIRGAGADVVLTVSGALTPRCPVPQVVLCQNPWCYRPVVHRNWKERLKARLQRVGYSNAYQNAAMMIYISGHLRELYRSDNRRKKECRSEIAYVGLNENTYQAAKQHADLPRDPYSILSVSAMAAWKGAHTLVDAVSILRQRDIPAKLRLVGPWPDADYETRVRNQVARLQLDNAVEILGRVSDDELHRQYAINKVYALASHCESFGIPAAEAMAFGTPVVSTDCCAISEICEPAGLFGPVEDPRWTADALQTALTDDDQWQAWSKAASCRAQTLNWDRCAEAFKLIPQLADVPPSSVYSPSPASPSEQNAS from the coding sequence ATGAGCGGCAATCACGTCGTTTATGGTTTCCTGGATCCATACTCCGCAGCCACACTGCCGGATCACGATTTGGTCATTGTCCACTATGAGGACAATCCTCCGCCCGCAGAGATCGTTGAACGTGGCGCGACGACGATTCCCGTTTCACTGCGTTACAAAAACTGGGCCCAACGGTTGTTTTGGGAAACGATACGACTGCCCGGTGTGATCCGCGGTGCAGGCGCCGATGTGGTTCTGACCGTCTCGGGTGCCCTCACACCCCGATGTCCTGTCCCCCAAGTCGTTCTGTGCCAAAATCCTTGGTGCTATCGTCCTGTCGTACACCGGAATTGGAAAGAACGACTCAAGGCAAGACTGCAGCGTGTTGGATACTCAAACGCATATCAAAACGCCGCGATGATGATCTACATCTCAGGCCATCTGCGTGAGCTTTATCGATCGGATAATCGGCGGAAAAAAGAGTGCCGCAGTGAGATCGCTTACGTCGGCCTGAATGAAAACACGTATCAAGCCGCAAAGCAGCACGCGGACTTGCCACGAGACCCCTACTCGATCCTGTCCGTTTCCGCGATGGCGGCTTGGAAAGGAGCCCACACGCTCGTCGATGCCGTGTCGATCCTGAGACAACGAGACATCCCGGCAAAATTGCGGCTCGTCGGACCTTGGCCCGACGCCGACTATGAAACGAGAGTTCGAAATCAGGTCGCTCGACTGCAACTTGACAACGCGGTCGAGATTCTGGGGCGTGTCAGTGACGATGAGCTCCATCGGCAATACGCAATCAACAAAGTCTACGCGTTAGCCAGTCACTGTGAATCGTTCGGGATTCCCGCTGCCGAGGCCATGGCATTCGGGACACCTGTTGTCAGCACCGACTGCTGTGCGATTTCAGAAATCTGTGAGCCCGCCGGATTGTTCGGCCCCGTCGAAGATCCCCGGTGGACGGCCGACGCGTTGCAGACAGCTCTCACCGACGACGACCAGTGGCAAGCCTGGTCGAAAGCCGCTTCCTGCAGAGCTCAAACCTTGAATTGGGATCGATGTGCCGAAGCGTTCAAGCTGATCCCACAACTGGCCGACGTGCCTCCCTCCTCGGTGTACAGCCCGAGCCCTGCATCACCTTCCGAACAAAACGCCTCTTGA
- a CDS encoding NAD-dependent epimerase/dehydratase family protein: MPTKILITGICGFVGSELALALQQHRTSETVEIIGIDNLSRNGSWRNRERLAQHGVSVLHGDIRLQTDVEMAGPVDWVIDAAANPSVLAGVDGQSSSRQLIQCNLDGTINLLEHCKNQEAGFILLSTSRVYSIPPLSRLPVVANENAFLVSDHPLPPGVSAAGISEDFSTAAPVSLYGATKLSSEQLALEYGQAFGFPVWINRCGVMAGAGQFGKADQGIFAFWLHSWKEGKPLKYIGFGGHGHQVRDCLHPRDLAPLLLKQLNSEDSQKPPVVNVSGGAASAMSLAQLSQWCRGRWGQREVEVDDRPRPFDLPWVVLDHSQATACWDWTPETTSQQVLTEIADFADTQTDWIGFSK; this comes from the coding sequence ATGCCGACAAAAATCCTCATCACGGGTATCTGTGGTTTTGTGGGAAGTGAACTCGCATTGGCACTTCAACAACACCGCACGTCCGAGACCGTGGAAATCATTGGAATCGACAACCTGTCGAGAAATGGCAGCTGGCGAAACCGTGAACGGCTGGCACAACACGGCGTTTCGGTCCTGCACGGTGACATCAGACTCCAAACCGACGTGGAAATGGCCGGCCCGGTCGATTGGGTCATCGATGCCGCCGCAAATCCAAGTGTGCTGGCGGGCGTCGATGGACAATCAAGCTCTCGACAATTGATCCAATGCAATCTCGACGGCACGATCAATCTCCTGGAACATTGCAAGAATCAAGAGGCGGGATTTATATTATTGAGCACAAGTCGCGTGTACTCGATTCCACCACTTTCCCGACTTCCGGTGGTCGCAAACGAAAACGCGTTCCTTGTTTCGGACCACCCATTGCCGCCCGGGGTTTCCGCCGCCGGAATCTCGGAGGACTTTTCGACGGCCGCCCCCGTGTCACTTTACGGGGCAACGAAGTTGTCGTCCGAGCAGCTTGCTTTGGAATACGGCCAGGCGTTCGGGTTTCCCGTTTGGATCAATCGCTGCGGCGTGATGGCCGGCGCGGGGCAGTTTGGAAAAGCCGACCAGGGCATCTTCGCTTTCTGGCTGCACAGCTGGAAAGAGGGCAAACCACTGAAGTACATCGGCTTCGGCGGTCACGGGCATCAGGTCCGTGATTGTCTGCACCCGCGAGACCTGGCGCCGTTGCTATTGAAACAACTCAATTCCGAGGATTCACAAAAGCCGCCGGTCGTGAACGTTTCCGGTGGTGCAGCGTCGGCGATGTCGTTGGCGCAGTTGAGTCAATGGTGCCGTGGACGATGGGGGCAACGTGAGGTGGAGGTGGACGATCGCCCGCGGCCGTTCGACTTACCCTGGGTTGTGCTCGATCACTCCCAGGCGACCGCCTGCTGGGATTGGACGCCGGAAACGACGTCACAACAGGTACTGACTGAAATCGCGGACTTTGCCGACACCCAGACCGACTGGATTGGGTTTTCCAAATAA
- the wecB gene encoding non-hydrolyzing UDP-N-acetylglucosamine 2-epimerase codes for MKILSVVGARPNFMKIAPIMRALDSYGDRVQQTLVHTGQHFDEKMSDVFFRELELPKPHEHLGVSGGSHAAQTARIMLEFEPVILKHRPDWLVVVGDVNSTVACSLVASKIGVPIAHVEAGLRSRDNTMPEEINRKITDAISDLLLTPSPDGDANLIAEGVSPDRIHCVGNVMIDSLIRALPKIEQSEILTTLGLTAGEFVLATLHRPSNVDDPAMLAELIAALNEVSQTLPIVFPVHPRTRARLETENITVADAINMVDPLGYFDFMSLMKSANVVMTDSGGVQEETTYLGVTCLTVRPNTERPITIDEGTNRLVEPGKDTLLAAWKEVEAHPPARRCPKLWDGKAAERIAKRLLG; via the coding sequence ATGAAAATATTATCCGTCGTCGGAGCACGTCCCAACTTTATGAAGATCGCGCCGATCATGCGTGCACTGGACAGCTACGGCGACCGGGTGCAGCAGACCCTGGTGCACACCGGTCAGCACTTCGACGAAAAAATGTCGGACGTTTTTTTTCGTGAACTCGAACTTCCCAAACCCCACGAACACTTGGGGGTGTCCGGAGGGTCACATGCCGCTCAGACGGCGCGGATCATGTTGGAGTTTGAACCGGTGATCTTGAAACATCGGCCGGACTGGTTGGTCGTTGTCGGAGACGTCAATTCGACGGTGGCCTGTTCCTTGGTGGCATCGAAGATCGGCGTTCCGATCGCCCACGTCGAAGCGGGCTTGCGTTCGCGTGACAACACGATGCCGGAAGAGATCAATCGCAAGATCACCGACGCGATTTCGGATCTGCTGTTGACGCCCTCGCCCGATGGCGATGCCAACTTGATTGCCGAAGGCGTTTCACCGGACCGAATCCACTGCGTCGGCAACGTGATGATCGACTCGTTGATCCGTGCGTTGCCCAAGATCGAACAGAGCGAGATCTTGACGACCTTGGGACTGACCGCCGGCGAGTTCGTGTTGGCAACCCTGCACCGGCCCAGCAACGTCGACGATCCCGCGATGCTGGCCGAGTTGATCGCGGCGCTCAACGAAGTCTCGCAAACGCTACCGATCGTGTTCCCGGTGCATCCCAGAACCCGGGCGCGATTGGAAACGGAGAACATCACCGTCGCCGACGCCATCAACATGGTAGACCCACTCGGTTACTTTGATTTCATGTCGTTGATGAAATCGGCAAACGTCGTCATGACCGACTCCGGCGGCGTCCAAGAAGAAACGACCTACCTGGGCGTGACCTGTCTGACGGTTCGGCCGAACACCGAACGCCCGATCACGATCGATGAAGGCACCAACCGCCTGGTCGAGCCCGGAAAAGACACGCTGCTGGCAGCGTGGAAAGAAGTCGAAGCCCACCCGCCGGCACGCCGATGCCCCAAACTCTGGGACGGCAAAGCAGCCGAACGAATCGCCAAGAGACTACTGGGATAA